In Thalassophryne amazonica chromosome 4, fThaAma1.1, whole genome shotgun sequence, a genomic segment contains:
- the LOC117509000 gene encoding uncharacterized protein LOC117509000, with protein sequence MASSSSSSTPFTRSQAKKTLCGVDYIEKAEFPSGMLPTGKDIIQNMLYLLRSKRAGQAQRSRDAAAQLLAELVQEHWLFCNLYTIHTRHIKKHILKLYGDFLTLVQTRKQRQNDSFSKRAETFNSRTLEVFDIFCQDPVIRRKLELKHGVKMSDMEWNFLSDQRAERKMYCEDFVDRKWMKTMERRQKEMQAIDQMRQEAEKEKELSQPVAYFEDSDQSEEGDHSMDTDAAFSQSQTKKRRLSSTVTVTQPGDELPLKYQHVRESIRKVRPEFYETIDKLKSCYHMSEAQAEASVITVGNRMFGRNWKPHDEPEVIDLDTLPESKSIREACKSIEVLVLDEIVKEIMNSDEQVVVTYSDDGSKKQGAGSFSVQGIMINGTYRALPTMSIASESRKNLTALKLAVLEILEAASGVPSKSLFEKIDFVITDQTAHNIHVDELVAESLESKHIPDHLFCNVHPTLMFNRVITKQWAEIENTLGRDKIYSNFLVNATTTATSVTEQALDCMTRLVNHNIDLFRLMKDHKKLPMNTYAVNLKLYLKNITSNADVTLDDFSKAMDTILADRD encoded by the exons ATGGcttctagtagtagtagtagtacaccCTTTACAAGATCACAGGCCAAAAAGACACTTTGTGGTGTGGACTACATAGAGAAGGCAGAGTTTCCaagtggaatgcttccaacaggcaAGGACATCATACAGAACATGCTGTATCTTTTGCGGTCAAAGCGGGCCGGCCAGGCCCAACGATCAAGGGATGCAGCAGCTCAGCTGCTTGCTGAACTGGTCCAGGAACACTGGCTGTTTTGCAACCTGTACACCATCCACACCAGGCACATAAAGAAGCACATTTTGAAGCTGTATGGTGACTTTCTGACTCTGGTTCAGACACGAAAACAGCGACAAAATGATAGTTTCTCCAAAAGAGCAGAGACATTCAACAGTCGAACACTGGAGGTGTTTGACATCTTCTGTCAGGACCCTGTAATACGCAGGAAACTGGAGCTGAAGCATGGTGTAAAGATGAGTGACATGGAGTGGAACTTTCTCAGTGATCAGAGAGCTGAAAGGAAAATGTACTGTGAAGACTTTGTTGACCGCAAATGGATGAAGACAATGGAGCGCAGGCAAAAGGAGATGCAAGCCATTGATCAAATGAGACAAGAAGCTGAAAAagaaaaggagctgagccagccagttgcctattttgaggacagtgaccagtCAGAGGAAGGTGACCACAGTATGGACACAGATGCGGCCTTCTC TCAGAGTCAGACAAAGAAGCGCAGGTTGTCTTCCACAGTCACTGTCACTCAACCAGGAGACGAACTGCCTCTAAAATACCAGCACGTCCGTGAGAGCATAAGAAAAGTTAGGCCAGAGTTTTATGAGACTATTGATAAACTGAAGAGCTGTTATCACATGTCCGAAGCCCAGGCTGAAGCATCTGTCATAACGGTCGGTAACCGGATGTTTGGACGAAACTGGAAGCCACATGATGAGCCAGAAGTAATTGATCTAGACACTCTGCCAGAATCCAAGAGTATCAGGGAAGCCTGCAAGAGCATCGAAGTTCTGGTACTAGATGAGATTGTCAAGGAGATCATGAACTCTGATGAACAAGTTGTGGTGACCTACTCTGATGATGGCTCAAAAAAACAGGGTGCTGGGTCATTTTCTGTGCAGGGAATCATGATCAATGGAACATACAGGGCACTACCCACCATGAGCATTGCTTCGGAGTCCAGGAAAAACTTAACAGCTCTCAAATTGGCAGTCCTTGAGATTCTGGAGGCAGCAAGTGGTGTCCCATCCAAAAGTCTGTTCGAGAAAATTGACTTTGTGATAACAGATCAGACAGCACACAATATCCATGTGGACGAGCTGGTAGCAGAGAGTCTAGAATCCAAGCACATCCCAGACCACCTTTTCTGCAATGTACATCCAACTCTGATGTTCAACCGGGTCATCACCAAGCAGTGGGCTGAAATAGAGAACACACTGGGTAGAGACAAGATCTACTCGAACTTCCTTGTCaatgcaacaacaacagcaactagTGTCACTGAACAAGCTCTTGACTGCATGACACGACTTGTCAATCACAACATTGACCTCTTTCGTCTCATGAAGGACCACAAGAAGCTGCCCATGAACACATATGCAGTGAATCTGAAACTGTACCTCAAAAACATTACCTCAAATGCAGATGTGACTTTGGATGACTTTAGTAAAGCCATGGATACAATTCTGGCTGACCGAGACTAG